The following proteins come from a genomic window of Streptomyces sp. NBC_00539:
- a CDS encoding vitamin B12-dependent ribonucleotide reductase codes for MTETASGSARGSRAKGTKAAKSGLRIERIHTTPGVHPYDEVSWERRDVVMTNWRDGSVNFEQRGVEFPDFWSVNAVNIVTSKYFRGAVGTSQRETGLKQLIDRIVKTYTKAGEDYDYFASPADAEIFEHELTYALLHQIFSFNSPVWFNVGTPQPQQVSACFILAVDDSMESILDWYKEEGMIFKGGSGAGLNLSRIRSSKELLSSGGNASGPVSFMRGADASAGTIKSGGATRRAAKMVVLDVDHPDVEDFIATKVKEEEKIRALRDAGFDMDLGGDDITSVQYQNANNSVRVNDEFMTAVENGTEFGLRARMTGEVIEKVDAKALFRKLAEAAWACADPGIQYDGVINNWHTCPESGRITASNPCSEYMHLDNTSCNLASLNLMKFLHDDGKGNQSFDAERFAKVVELVITAMDISICFADFPTQKIGENTRAFRQLGIGYANLGALLMATGHAYDSDGGRTLAASITSLMTGTAYRRSAELAAIVGPYDGYARNAESHKRVMKQHADANAVAPRTDDLDNAIWAAATETWQDVLRLGEKNGFRNSQASVLAPTGTIGLAMSCDTTGVEPDLALVKFKKLVGGGSMQIVNGTVPQALRRLGYQEEQIEAIVSHIAEHGVVVDAPGLKTEHYSIFDCAMGERSISPMGHVRMMAAIQPWISGAISKTVNMPESATVEEIEEIYFEAWKMGVKALAIYRDNCKVGQPLSAKKKEEEKEEVTAKAEDTIRAAVEKVIEYRPVRKRLPKGRPGITTSFTVGGAEGYMTANSYPDDGLGEVFLKMSKQGSTLAGMMDAFSIAVSVGLQYGVPLETYVSKFTNMRFEPAGMTDDPDVRMAQSIVDYIFRRLALDFLPFETRSALGIHTAEERQRHLDTGSYEPMDEEELDTESLAQSAPLAAVPSEQPKPAVAAPVTVPAPKTAHSSAELVEMQLGVSADAPLCFSCGTKMQRAGSCYICEGCGSTSGCS; via the coding sequence ATGACAGAGACGGCGAGCGGCTCGGCACGAGGTTCCCGCGCCAAGGGAACCAAGGCTGCCAAGAGCGGCCTGCGGATCGAGCGCATCCACACCACCCCGGGCGTGCACCCGTATGACGAGGTGAGCTGGGAGCGCCGTGACGTCGTCATGACCAACTGGCGCGACGGCTCGGTCAACTTCGAGCAGCGTGGCGTCGAGTTCCCCGACTTCTGGTCGGTGAACGCGGTCAACATCGTCACCAGCAAGTACTTCCGCGGCGCGGTCGGCACCTCGCAGCGCGAGACCGGTTTGAAGCAGCTCATCGACCGGATCGTGAAGACCTACACGAAGGCCGGCGAGGACTACGACTACTTCGCCTCGCCCGCGGATGCCGAGATCTTCGAGCACGAGCTGACGTACGCCCTCCTGCACCAGATCTTCAGCTTCAACTCCCCGGTGTGGTTCAACGTCGGAACGCCCCAGCCGCAGCAGGTCTCCGCCTGCTTCATCCTGGCCGTCGACGACTCCATGGAGTCGATCCTCGACTGGTACAAGGAAGAGGGAATGATCTTCAAGGGCGGCTCCGGCGCCGGCCTGAACCTCTCCCGCATCCGCTCCTCCAAGGAGCTCCTCTCCTCCGGTGGCAACGCCTCCGGCCCGGTCTCCTTCATGCGGGGCGCCGACGCGTCCGCAGGAACGATCAAGTCGGGCGGCGCCACGCGCCGGGCGGCCAAGATGGTCGTCCTGGACGTCGACCACCCGGACGTCGAGGACTTCATCGCCACCAAGGTGAAGGAAGAGGAGAAGATCCGCGCCCTGCGCGACGCGGGCTTCGACATGGACCTGGGCGGCGACGACATCACGTCCGTCCAGTACCAGAACGCCAACAACTCCGTCCGCGTGAACGACGAGTTCATGACGGCCGTCGAGAACGGCACCGAGTTCGGCCTGCGTGCCCGCATGACCGGCGAGGTCATCGAGAAGGTCGACGCCAAGGCGCTCTTCCGCAAGCTCGCCGAGGCGGCGTGGGCCTGTGCCGACCCGGGCATCCAGTACGACGGTGTGATCAACAACTGGCACACCTGCCCCGAGTCCGGCCGCATCACCGCGTCCAACCCGTGCAGCGAGTACATGCACCTGGACAACACGTCCTGCAACCTCGCCTCGCTGAACCTCATGAAGTTCCTCCACGACGACGGCAAGGGCAACCAGTCCTTCGACGCGGAGCGCTTCGCCAAGGTCGTCGAGCTGGTCATCACCGCGATGGACATCTCGATCTGCTTCGCGGACTTCCCGACGCAGAAGATCGGCGAGAACACCCGCGCCTTCCGCCAGCTCGGCATCGGCTACGCCAACCTCGGCGCCCTGCTGATGGCCACGGGCCACGCCTACGACTCGGACGGCGGCCGCACCCTCGCCGCCTCGATCACCTCGCTGATGACCGGTACGGCGTACCGGCGCTCCGCCGAGCTGGCCGCGATCGTCGGCCCGTACGACGGCTACGCCCGCAACGCCGAGTCGCACAAGCGCGTGATGAAGCAGCACGCCGACGCGAACGCCGTCGCACCGCGCACCGACGACCTGGACAACGCGATCTGGGCGGCGGCCACCGAGACCTGGCAGGACGTCCTGCGCCTCGGCGAGAAGAACGGCTTCCGCAACTCCCAGGCCTCCGTCCTCGCCCCGACCGGCACCATCGGTCTGGCGATGTCCTGCGACACCACCGGTGTCGAGCCGGACCTGGCCCTGGTCAAGTTCAAGAAGCTCGTCGGCGGCGGCTCGATGCAGATCGTCAACGGCACCGTCCCGCAGGCCCTGCGCCGCCTGGGCTACCAGGAGGAGCAGATCGAGGCGATCGTCTCCCACATCGCCGAGCACGGTGTGGTCGTCGACGCCCCGGGCCTCAAGACCGAGCACTACTCGATCTTCGACTGCGCCATGGGCGAGCGCTCCATCTCCCCGATGGGCCACGTGCGCATGATGGCCGCGATCCAGCCGTGGATCTCCGGCGCGATCTCCAAGACGGTCAACATGCCGGAGTCGGCGACCGTCGAGGAGATCGAGGAGATCTACTTCGAGGCGTGGAAGATGGGCGTCAAGGCGCTCGCGATCTACCGCGACAACTGCAAGGTCGGCCAGCCCCTCTCCGCCAAGAAGAAGGAAGAGGAGAAGGAGGAGGTCACCGCCAAGGCGGAGGACACCATCCGGGCAGCGGTCGAGAAGGTCATCGAGTACCGCCCGGTCCGCAAGCGCCTGCCGAAGGGCCGCCCGGGGATCACGACCTCGTTCACGGTCGGCGGCGCCGAGGGCTACATGACCGCGAACTCCTACCCGGACGACGGCCTGGGCGAGGTCTTCCTCAAGATGTCCAAGCAGGGTTCCACCCTCGCGGGCATGATGGACGCCTTCTCGATCGCCGTATCCGTCGGCCTCCAGTACGGCGTGCCGCTGGAGACCTACGTCTCGAAGTTCACGAACATGCGCTTCGAGCCGGCCGGCATGACGGACGACCCGGACGTGCGGATGGCGCAGTCGATCGTCGACTACATCTTCCGCCGCCTGGCGCTGGACTTCCTGCCGTTCGAGACCCGCTCGGCGCTCGGCATCCACACCGCCGAAGAGCGTCAGCGCCACCTCGACACCGGCTCGTACGAGCCGATGGACGAGGAGGAACTGGACACCGAGTCGCTGGCCCAGTCGGCCCCGCTCGCGGCCGTCCCCTCGGAGCAGCCGAAGCCTGCCGTTGCCGCCCCGGTCACGGTCCCGGCCCCGAAGACGGCGCACTCCAGCGCCGAACTCGTCGAGATGCAGCTCGGCGTCTCGGCCGACGCCCCGCTGTGCTTCTCCTGCGGTACGAAGATGCAGCGCGCCGGCTCCTGCTACATCTGCGAGGGCTGCGGCTCGACCAGCGGTTGCAGCTGA
- the nrdR gene encoding transcriptional regulator NrdR, whose translation MHCPFCRHPDSRVVDSRTTDDGTSIRRRRQCPDCSRRFTTVETASLMVIKRSGVTEPFSRSKVISGVRKACQGRPVTEDALAKLGQRVEEALRATGSAELTTHDVGLAILGPLQELDLVAYLRFASVYKAFDTLEDFETAIAELRERQSHPHECEPGGTPAVVPVPASAAD comes from the coding sequence ATGCACTGCCCCTTCTGCAGGCACCCCGACAGCCGGGTCGTCGACAGCCGCACCACCGATGACGGCACGTCGATCCGCCGACGCCGTCAGTGCCCCGACTGCTCCCGTCGTTTCACCACGGTGGAAACGGCCTCGCTGATGGTGATCAAGCGCAGCGGTGTGACCGAACCCTTCAGTCGCTCCAAGGTCATCTCCGGCGTCCGCAAGGCGTGCCAGGGGCGCCCGGTCACCGAGGACGCCCTCGCCAAGCTCGGCCAGCGGGTCGAGGAGGCGCTGCGCGCCACCGGGAGTGCCGAGCTGACCACGCACGACGTGGGCCTGGCCATACTCGGCCCGCTGCAGGAGCTCGATCTGGTCGCGTACCTGCGGTTCGCGTCCGTGTACAAAGCGTTCGACACCCTTGAAGACTTCGAGACCGCCATCGCGGAGCTCCGTGAACGGCAGTCTCATCCCCATGAGTGCGAGCCGGGGGGGACCCCCGCGGTCGTCCCCGTGCCCGCCTCCGCCGCCGACTGA